Genomic DNA from Klebsiella variicola:
CTTCTTCATTCCCTCTACCGATAAAACCTTCCATCGCGGCAGTACCGACTACTTCGTCAATGCCCGCAAAGGCGATATCGGCGCGTTTGATTCGCCGAAATTTATCGGGCTGCCGGTGGGCGAAGTCTTGAAGGTGGGGAAAGACCATCTTGATGTCGAAGTGAGCGAACCGTTAACCAACGGCGATGGCCTTAACGTGATGATCAAGCGTGAAGTGGTGGGCTTCCGTGCCAATACGGTGGAGAAAACCGGCGAAAATCGCTATCGGGTGTGGCCGAACGAGATGCCGGCGGATCTGCACAAAGCGCGTCCGCACCAGGCGCTCAACCGTAACCTCGATCACAACTGGCAGCAGGCGCTTCTGAAGACTTCCAGCGAACGCCGCATCGCCGTGGACGTTACGCTGAGCGGCTGGCAGGAACAGCTGGTTCTGACCATGACCTGTGAAGATGGCGTCAGCGTGACCCATACTCTCGACGGAGCGTTCGCCGAAGCCAATCAGGCAGAAAAAGCGCTGGCCAATTTGCGTGACGGCGTCACAAAACTGGGGCAGACCATTTACTACCCACGCGACGTGCAGGTCAACCTGCCGCCACTGTTTGTCCCCAACAGTCTGCTCAACCAGCTGCGTCGTGAAACGGCTGAAATGCTGGACGAAGCGCGCCTCAACGCCTGGCAACGCGGCACCCGCAAGCCGGTCTCCGTACCGCCGCCGGTCTATCCGGAGACCCATCTCTCCTTCCTCGCCAACGTCTATAACCATAAGGCGCGGGCCTTTTACCAGCGCTATGGCGTGCAGCTGATTGACGCCGCCTATGAAGCGCACGAAGAGAAGGGCGATGTGCCGGTGATGATCACCAAACACTGCCTGCGGTTTGCGTTTAATCTTTGTCCGAAACAGGCGAAAGGCTCCATCAAGAGCTGGAAAGCCACGCCGATGCAGCTGATCCACGGCGATGAAGTGCTGACCCTGAAGTTTGACTGTCGCCCGTGCGAAATGCATGTCGTCGGGAAGATTAAAAACCACATCCTCAAAATGCCGCTTCCCGGGAGCATCGTCGCCTCCGTCAGCCCGGATGAGCTGATGAAGACCCTGCCGAAGCGCAAAGGAGCCTGATCCAGCGCGACGCTACGGGCAATGCGGCGCCCGCGGTTTGCGGGCATCCTGCCAGCGGTGATGCTCGTTCAGATCGGCGGCGGCCTCCTCGCACTGGCTGCGAAGCTCGTCGCTGTCCGCCTCGTGCAGCAGCTGCTGTTCGAGGCTCTGCACCGGAAAGTAATCGTGCCCCTGGCGGTGGGCCAGCAGATGTCCTGAAAACAGCGCGCACAGCAACAGCAGCGCGCTCATGCTTCTCCTCAACATACCTTTACTCTGCGAATCAATGGGGTGGGCTTACTATGCCAGGCGTTGTGCAGGTTTTTTTCTCGGCTTCTCAAAGAAGGGCAAGAGTTTGTCAATGTCAGCTGAAAGAAGGTGAAAAAAAGCCTGGCGCAGAAGGCCAGGCCTGAGGGGTTATGCTTTTGGCGGCAGCGGTTTCCCGCTGTGCTCGCCGCCTTTTGGCGGCTGCTTGCCGTCACGCTGCGGCTGCTTGCCACCATGCTGCGGCTGTTTGCCATCATGCTGCGGCTGTTTGCCATCTCGTTGTGGCTGCTTGCCGTTGTGTTGC
This window encodes:
- a CDS encoding peptidase U32 family protein, which gives rise to MRLHNHRLELLSPARDAGIAREAILHGADAVYIGGPDFGARHNASNSLSDIAGLVPFAHRYGAKIFVTLNTILHDDELEPAQRLITDLYEAGVDALIVQDMGIMELDLPPIELHASTQCDIRSVEKAKFLSDAGFSQIVLARELNLSQIKAIYDHTDATIEFFIHGALCVAYSGQCNISHAQTGRSANRGDCSQACRLPYTLKDDQGRVVAYEKHLLSMKDNDQTANLAALIDAGVRSFKIEGRYKDMSYVKNITAHYRQMLDAIIEDRGDLARASAGRTEHFFIPSTDKTFHRGSTDYFVNARKGDIGAFDSPKFIGLPVGEVLKVGKDHLDVEVSEPLTNGDGLNVMIKREVVGFRANTVEKTGENRYRVWPNEMPADLHKARPHQALNRNLDHNWQQALLKTSSERRIAVDVTLSGWQEQLVLTMTCEDGVSVTHTLDGAFAEANQAEKALANLRDGVTKLGQTIYYPRDVQVNLPPLFVPNSLLNQLRRETAEMLDEARLNAWQRGTRKPVSVPPPVYPETHLSFLANVYNHKARAFYQRYGVQLIDAAYEAHEEKGDVPVMITKHCLRFAFNLCPKQAKGSIKSWKATPMQLIHGDEVLTLKFDCRPCEMHVVGKIKNHILKMPLPGSIVASVSPDELMKTLPKRKGA
- a CDS encoding DUF2554 family protein, producing the protein MLRRSMSALLLLCALFSGHLLAHRQGHDYFPVQSLEQQLLHEADSDELRSQCEEAAADLNEHHRWQDARKPRAPHCP